Below is a window of Halomicrobium mukohataei DSM 12286 DNA.
GTGCTTTAATCGGGATCCGGTCGAAGAATCCGATATGGGAACACGACACGATCGGGGTGGGCCGGACCCGGCTACCGACGATCGGGCGGACTACGACTACGAGGGGGGTTCCGTCGAGCGCCCCGCGTTCGTCGCCGCCCTCGAAGACCGCATCGACGGGACGGTCCGGTTCGACGAGTACACGCGACAGTTGTACGCGACCGACGCGAGCGCCTACGAGGTGACGCCGATCGGCGTCGTCTATCCGACCTCGACGGCCGACGTGGCAGCGGTCGTCGACTACTGCGCCGAGCGGGGAACGCCGGTCCTGCCGCGAGGCGGGGGGACGAGCCTCGCGGGACAGGCGGTCAACGAGGCGGTCGTCGTCGACTGCTCGCGCCACATGGACGCGATCGAGTCGGTCGATCCGGCGGGACACACGGCACGCGCACAGGTCGGGGTCACCCTCGGGGCGTTGAACGACAGGCTCGCCGACCACGGCCTGAAGTTCGCCCCCGACCCGGCGTGGGGCGACAAGAGCGTCCTCGGTGGCGCGATCGGCAACAACTCCACGGGCGCACACTCCCTGAAGTACGGCAAGACCGACGCGTACATCGAGGACTGCGAGGTCGTCCTCGCGGACGGGACCGTGACGACGTTCGGCGAGGTCACGCTCGACGAACTGCGATCGCGGGCCGACCGGGACGGGCTCGAAGGCCAGATATACGCGGCGATCGCCCGGCTCGTCGACGACGAGCGCGAGGCGGTCACCGCGGCGTTTCCCGACCTCAAGCGAAACGTCTCCGGCTACAATCTCGATCGACTCCTCTCGGAGGCCGAAGACGGGTCGGTCAACGTCGCGCGGCTGCTCGCGGGCAGCGAGGGGACCCTGGCCATCGTGACCGAGGCGACGGTCTCGCTCGAACCCCTCCCGGAAACGAAGTCGCTGGCGCTGCTCTCCTATCACGACCTCATCGACGCGATGGCCGACGTGCCGGCGATCCTCGAACACGATCCCGCGGCGGTCGAAGTCCTCGACGACGTGTTGCTGGAGCTGGCCGCCGACACCGAGGAGTTCGGCGACCTGGTCGACCAGCTCCTCCCGGCGGACACCGGCGCGGTGCTGCTCGTCGAGTTCTACGCCGAGAACGACCCGCAGGGCAAACAGCGGGTCGCGGACCTCCTCGCGGATCGGGTCGGGAACGTCGGTACCGACGCCGTCGCACAGAGCGGGGCCGACTCTCTGACCGACGCGCCGCGGGAGGCGTTTCACGGCCAGGAGGCCCACGAGGAGAGCGAGCGAAAGCGATTCTGGAAGCTCCGCAAGAGCGGGCTCCCGATCCTCCTCGGGCGGACCTCGGACGCGAAACACATCAGCTTCATCGAGGACACCGCCGTCCCGCCCGAGAACCTCGCGGACTACGTCGCCGAGTTCCAGGAGTTGCTGGCCGACAACGACACGTTCGCGAGCTTCTACGCTCACGCTGGACCGGGCTGTCTCCACATCCGACCCCTGGTGAACACGAAGACCGTCGAGGGGGTCGAGCAGATGGCAGCTATCGCGGACGGCGCGACCGACCTCGTCACGACCTACGGCGGCAGCGTCTCGGGCGAGCACGGCGACGGGCGTGCGCGCACCCAGTGGAACCGAAAGCTGTACGGACAGGACGTGTGGGAGGTGTTCCGAGAGCTGAAAGCGGCCTTCGATCCGGACTGGCTGTTGAACCCCGGACAGGTGTGTGGCTACGCCGCCGACGAGGCGATTCCAGAGGGCGTCCCCGCGCGGGCCCGCGCCGTCGACATGACCGACGACCTGCGGTTCGATCCCGACTACGAGTTCGAGATGGCGTTCGAGCCGGCCATGGAGTGGGACAACGAGAACGGGTTCCAGGGGATGGTCGAGCTCTGTCACGGCTGTGGGGGCTGTCGCGGCCCACAGGAGACGACCGGCGGCGTCATGTGTCCGACCTACCGGGCCGCGGGCGAGGAGTCGACCGCGACGAGGGGGCGAGCCAACGCCCTCCGCCAGGCGATGAGCGGCGACCTGCCGGCAGATCCGACGGACGAGGCGTTCGTCGACGAGATCATGGACCTCTGTATCGGCTGCAAGGGATGTGCGAAAGACTGCCCGAGCGAGGTCGACATGGCCAAGCTCAAGACCGAAGTCGAACACGCACATCATCAGGAACACGGCGCGAGCCTCCGGTCGAAGCTGTTCGCACACGTCGAGACCCTCAGCGCCTGGGGGAGTCGTCTCGCACCGCTGTCGAACTGGCTGGCCGGGGCACCGGGCAGTGACAGACTGGCCGAGCGCCTGGTCGGGATCGCCAGCGAGCGATCGCTCCCGACGTTCAAACGCGAGTCCTTCGAGGACTGGTTCGCCCAGCGCGGCCCCGCCGTCGACCCGGAGGACGCACAGCGCCGGGCGCTGCTGGTCCCCGACACGTACAACAACTACAGCAACCCCGACGTGCTCCGTGCCGCCGTCCGCGTCCTCGAAGCCGCCGACGTACACGTCGCCGTCCCGGACGACGCGACCAGCAGCGGCCGCGCCGCCCACTCGAAGGGCTTCGTCGACGTGGCTCGCGAACGCGCACGGACGAACGTCGACGCGCTGGACGGCCGCGTGGCCGACGGGTGGGACGTGGTCCTCGTCGAGCCGTCCGACGCCGTGATGTTCCAGTCGGACTACCGTGACCTCCTGGGCTCGGACGCCGCGCCCGTCGCCGACAACGCGTACGGCCTCTGTGAGTACCTCGATCGGTTCCGCCTCGACGAGCGCGTCGACTGGACGGGCGGCGAGGAGACGCTGACCTACCACGGCCACTGCCACCAGAAGGCCGTCTCGCGGGACCACCACGCCGTCGGCGTCCTCAGGCGGGCGGGCTACGCCGTCGACCCGCTGGATTCGGGCTGCTGTGGGATGGCCGGCAGCTTCGGCTACGAGGCCGAACACTACTCGATGAGCCAGGCGATCGGACGGATTCTCTTCGACCAGATCGCGGACAGCGACGGCGACGCCGTCGTCGCACCGGGGGCGTCCTGTCGCACGCAGCTCGGTGATCGACGGGGCCACGAATCTCCGTCACATCCCGTCGAACGGCTCGCAGACGCGCTCGCTGACTGACGGGCCGCCCTTCTGTGGCTGGTCTCGCCGTCGCGGGGTGACGAATCCCTTCACGAAGGGGTTCTCCCGTACGAGATCGGGATCGACCCCATCCTCGTCGAATCGAGGGGGACCGTTCGGCGCAACACAGCGTTTTTATTCTGTCCTCAGGTGGTATATGACAGATGAATCGTCAGGTCCTCCTCGGGTGTCTGCTCGTGGCCGCGGTCGTGAGCGGGGCCACCGTCACGACCGCCCAGGAGACGGGGTCGAGCGGCCTGTTGGCCCAGCCCGACGGGTTCGACCAGACGACGTTCGAGATCACGGTCACCGAGAACGGTTCTGCGCGCTGGTCGATCCAGCACCACCGTCGGTTGACCAACGACTCCGAGAAACGGCAGTTTCGGGACTTCGCCGAGCGCTTCGAGACCGAGGAGACGGACCTGTACCGGAACTTCGTCAGTCGCTCCGAGGCGCTGACTGCGATCGGCCGCAACGCCACCGGACGCCCGATGGCGGCGAAGTCGTTCGACCGCGACGCCTACACGAACGTCACGGCGAGTTTCGACGCCCGCGGGACGATCGAACTGGCGTTCACCTGGACGCACTTCGCCCGGACCGACGGGGAGCGGGTCGTCGTCGGCGACGTGTTCGGCGAGAACTTCTACATCGGGCCGGACCAGTCGATCGTGTTCGTCAGCGGTGAGGGGCTCCAGTTCGCCGCTGTCGAGCCCGAACCGACCTCACAGACCCAGCCCGACTCGCTGACACGGAGCCAGAGTGTCACCTGGGAAGGCGAACAGCAGTTCGCACAGCAGCGGCCGTACCTCGAACTCGAACCGCGTTCGACCGCGACGACCCCCGCTGGCGGTTCTGGTGCGGAGAGCGACACGCAGAGCCCGCAGTCGACGACGGCCCCACTCCCGAGCGGGACCGACAACCCGATGGTCTGGATCGTCGGAGCCGTCATCCTGGTGCTCGGCGTCGGCAGCGCGATCGCGTACCGAAACGGTTCGGTCTCGCTGCCCGGCGAAACCGCGAGCACCGCCAGCGACACCGACACCGCCTCGGAGACAGCCGGTTCGGCGACGGACAGCCAGACGCCGATCCCCGACGAGGAACTGCTCTCGGACAGCGACCGCGTCGTCAAGCTCCTCGAATCGAACGGCGGTCGCATGAAGCAGGTCAACATCGTCGAGGAGACCGAGTGGTCGAAGTCCAAAGTCAGCATGCTCCTCTCGGACATGGAGGAGGACGGCGAGATCAGCAAGCTCCGCGTCGGCCGCGAGAACATCATCAGTCTCGCCGGTCACGAACCCGACGCCGCCGGCTCGCCGTTCGACGACGAGGAGTGACTCCGAAGCGGCCTGTTTGCATGCGTAACCCACACAGGGCGGTGCTAAAACGCAACCATTATACGTATCTCCCCGATACGTTCAGGTGCGCTCCGTTGGTGTAGTCCGGCCAATCATCTTGCCCTCTCACGGCAAGGACCAGGGTTCGAATCCCTGACGGAGCATCCTCGTCCTCCTCCCGTCTTGCAGTTTTCGTCCGTGAACAAGAGTGAAAACCAATCATGTTCACGGGCAATCCGATAAGATGGACCGAACAAAACGGCCGCCGTCTTGCGATTAGCGATATAGCGGCGGCAAGCGGATACGATGGACTCAACCCCACGCCGTCTTGCGATTGGGCGAAACGGGTGAGCAAGCAACCGGGTTCCCCCAAAGGAGGAGGCAATGAACAAATTCGACGAGGCAACGACCCCTCTCGAAGGGGTTACAGTCGTCCCCGAACCGTCCGAAGAACTCCTGAACGAACGCCAGCAGATCGACTATCGCAACCAGCGAGAGCAATGCTTAGAATGGCTGCTCGTGTTCGGAAAACACCCGAAGAAAGGCGACGGGCACGCCCACACGACGGTGAAGTGTCGGAGTCACCGCATGGATCAGTTCTACCGATGGGTGTGGGACCGCCAAGACGGGTACACGACGAGCGTCACCCACGGCCACGCCGACGCGTACCTTCGCTACCTCGCTAAAGAGGACTACAGTAACGCCCACCGAGACAACTGTAAGAAAGCCCTGCAAATGCTGTACAAGTGGCGAGAACACGGGTTAGACGAGTGGGATCCAGAGTTGTCCTTTAGCACGGGGCACAAGACGACGACACCGCGCGACTACTTGACCCGCGAAGAACGTGGTCTGATTCGAGAAGCCGCGCTCGAACACAGCAGCATCCCGGCGTACAAAGGGCTCGACGTTGAGGA
It encodes the following:
- a CDS encoding FAD-binding and (Fe-S)-binding domain-containing protein; translated protein: MGTRHDRGGPDPATDDRADYDYEGGSVERPAFVAALEDRIDGTVRFDEYTRQLYATDASAYEVTPIGVVYPTSTADVAAVVDYCAERGTPVLPRGGGTSLAGQAVNEAVVVDCSRHMDAIESVDPAGHTARAQVGVTLGALNDRLADHGLKFAPDPAWGDKSVLGGAIGNNSTGAHSLKYGKTDAYIEDCEVVLADGTVTTFGEVTLDELRSRADRDGLEGQIYAAIARLVDDEREAVTAAFPDLKRNVSGYNLDRLLSEAEDGSVNVARLLAGSEGTLAIVTEATVSLEPLPETKSLALLSYHDLIDAMADVPAILEHDPAAVEVLDDVLLELAADTEEFGDLVDQLLPADTGAVLLVEFYAENDPQGKQRVADLLADRVGNVGTDAVAQSGADSLTDAPREAFHGQEAHEESERKRFWKLRKSGLPILLGRTSDAKHISFIEDTAVPPENLADYVAEFQELLADNDTFASFYAHAGPGCLHIRPLVNTKTVEGVEQMAAIADGATDLVTTYGGSVSGEHGDGRARTQWNRKLYGQDVWEVFRELKAAFDPDWLLNPGQVCGYAADEAIPEGVPARARAVDMTDDLRFDPDYEFEMAFEPAMEWDNENGFQGMVELCHGCGGCRGPQETTGGVMCPTYRAAGEESTATRGRANALRQAMSGDLPADPTDEAFVDEIMDLCIGCKGCAKDCPSEVDMAKLKTEVEHAHHQEHGASLRSKLFAHVETLSAWGSRLAPLSNWLAGAPGSDRLAERLVGIASERSLPTFKRESFEDWFAQRGPAVDPEDAQRRALLVPDTYNNYSNPDVLRAAVRVLEAADVHVAVPDDATSSGRAAHSKGFVDVARERARTNVDALDGRVADGWDVVLVEPSDAVMFQSDYRDLLGSDAAPVADNAYGLCEYLDRFRLDERVDWTGGEETLTYHGHCHQKAVSRDHHAVGVLRRAGYAVDPLDSGCCGMAGSFGYEAEHYSMSQAIGRILFDQIADSDGDAVVAPGASCRTQLGDRRGHESPSHPVERLADALAD
- a CDS encoding helix-turn-helix transcriptional regulator, with the protein product MNRQVLLGCLLVAAVVSGATVTTAQETGSSGLLAQPDGFDQTTFEITVTENGSARWSIQHHRRLTNDSEKRQFRDFAERFETEETDLYRNFVSRSEALTAIGRNATGRPMAAKSFDRDAYTNVTASFDARGTIELAFTWTHFARTDGERVVVGDVFGENFYIGPDQSIVFVSGEGLQFAAVEPEPTSQTQPDSLTRSQSVTWEGEQQFAQQRPYLELEPRSTATTPAGGSGAESDTQSPQSTTAPLPSGTDNPMVWIVGAVILVLGVGSAIAYRNGSVSLPGETASTASDTDTASETAGSATDSQTPIPDEELLSDSDRVVKLLESNGGRMKQVNIVEETEWSKSKVSMLLSDMEEDGEISKLRVGRENIISLAGHEPDAAGSPFDDEE
- a CDS encoding phage integrase N-terminal SAM-like domain-containing protein; this encodes MNKFDEATTPLEGVTVVPEPSEELLNERQQIDYRNQREQCLEWLLVFGKHPKKGDGHAHTTVKCRSHRMDQFYRWVWDRQDGYTTSVTHGHADAYLRYLAKEDYSNAHRDNCKKALQMLYKWREHGLDEWDPELSFSTGHKTTTPRDYLTREERGLIREAALEHSSIPAYKGLDVEERNRWKAYLAQRLENRNPR